One Aneurinibacillus migulanus genomic region harbors:
- a CDS encoding Zn-dependent hydrolase encodes MKGYVELHIEQGKVLENHHLSVGVVSGIAGPLWTKWVLTGEAGHAGATPMGIRKDPLIPAAAIIQYIETETKKYPNAVATIGQISVKPGGVNVIPSQVEFTLDLRDIDEEVRNKIEHTIVSYARQICEERKIEVDISTLQRVAPVPCSKEIRQVIENSCKEIGLETFTLPSGAGHDGMQFKDFCPIGMIFIQSKNGISHNPDEWSSKEDCGRGTTVLYKTVLELAK; translated from the coding sequence ATTAAAGGATATGTAGAGCTGCATATTGAACAGGGCAAGGTACTGGAAAATCATCATTTATCAGTAGGTGTCGTATCAGGAATTGCAGGTCCTTTATGGACAAAGTGGGTACTTACTGGCGAAGCGGGTCATGCAGGAGCAACACCTATGGGTATACGTAAGGATCCATTAATACCCGCCGCAGCTATTATTCAGTACATTGAAACCGAAACAAAAAAATACCCGAATGCTGTCGCAACGATTGGTCAAATATCGGTTAAACCAGGGGGAGTAAATGTAATTCCCAGCCAAGTAGAATTCACGCTAGATTTGCGTGATATTGACGAAGAAGTTCGAAATAAGATTGAGCATACTATTGTATCTTACGCTCGTCAAATTTGCGAAGAGCGAAAAATTGAGGTTGACATTAGTACTTTACAAAGAGTAGCACCTGTTCCTTGCTCTAAGGAAATCCGTCAAGTTATCGAAAATTCTTGTAAGGAAATAGGGCTTGAAACATTTACACTTCCTAGTGGAGCTGGACATGATGGAATGCAGTTTAAAGATTTTTGTCCTATAGGAATGATATTTATCCAATCTAAAAATGGGATTAGTCACAATCCTGACGAATGGAGCTCGAAGGAAGATTGCGGGAGGGGAACCACAGTTCTATACAAAACAGTTTTAGAGCTCGCAAAATAA
- a CDS encoding helix-turn-helix transcriptional regulator — translation MSNDIRLTALSEFLKTHRAKLQPGEVGLPAGGRRRTLGLRREEVAQLSGVSTTWYTWLEQGRDITVSAQVLDRIAFALQLNEDERKYLFMLALEQPTISSTADNPPMLSPAISLILNELRYFPTIVSDRRCNIVGWNQAAAGVFMDFELVPIEERNIIWLLFTRKEFKTLAANWSDFVRGFLAIFRSYYGQYMGDTWYSDFIEKISNEKPEFQHFWHHNDVNSAPEVFIEFRHAKAGKMLFDLTSMQIQGHNDLRFSVYTPSANSDTETKMRQLMRKLEQE, via the coding sequence ATGAGTAACGATATACGGTTAACAGCTTTGTCGGAATTCTTGAAAACACACCGGGCAAAACTCCAGCCTGGTGAAGTTGGCCTGCCAGCAGGTGGAAGAAGGCGCACTCTGGGCTTAAGAAGAGAAGAAGTAGCTCAGCTCTCCGGGGTGAGCACGACATGGTATACATGGCTTGAGCAAGGACGGGATATTACGGTGTCTGCACAAGTGCTGGACCGTATTGCCTTTGCCCTTCAATTAAATGAGGATGAACGGAAATATTTGTTTATGTTGGCCCTTGAACAGCCGACGATTTCATCGACAGCGGACAACCCTCCTATGCTCAGTCCGGCAATCAGCCTTATTCTGAATGAACTCCGCTATTTCCCGACTATCGTCTCCGATCGACGATGTAATATTGTAGGCTGGAATCAAGCAGCCGCCGGGGTGTTTATGGACTTCGAGCTAGTGCCCATAGAAGAACGTAATATTATTTGGTTGTTGTTCACAAGAAAGGAGTTCAAGACGCTGGCCGCTAACTGGAGTGATTTCGTTCGAGGGTTTCTTGCGATTTTCCGCTCGTATTACGGTCAGTATATGGGAGATACATGGTATAGCGACTTTATCGAAAAAATAAGCAACGAAAAACCAGAGTTTCAACATTTTTGGCATCATAATGACGTTAATTCAGCGCCGGAGGTCTTCATCGAATTCCGGCACGCCAAAGCGGGTAAAATGCTGTTTGACCTGACCTCAATGCAAATTCAAGGACATAACGATTTGCGTTTCAGCGTGTATACGCCGTCCGCAAACTCGGATACTGAAACGAAAATGCGACAGCTTATGCGCAAGCTTGAGCAGGAATGA
- the fabF gene encoding beta-ketoacyl-ACP synthase II encodes MSRVVITGMGVITPLGNDVQSFWNNLIAGHSGISNIDSFDVSSYKTKIAGVIRDFNPEAVIERREARRMDRFCQFAVAAAKQALEDASLNIEQENTERVGVYIGSGIGGVHTLLENYRTLISRGPGRVSPTVVPMMLPSMAAAQVSIVFGIKGPTLAPVTACATGNNAIGEAYKLIQRGGADMIIAGGSEAAVTDLALAGFGNATALSTRNEEPERASRPFDAERDGFVASEGAGILVLESLEHAQQRGARIHAEIIGYGSTSDAYHMVATEPEGLGAYRAMKEAIEDAEITLQDIDYINAHATSTVVGDRSETLAIKQLFGSYAYQLPISANKSMLGHMLGAAGGVEAVALVRTLQENMIPPTINLETSDPECDLDYVPNRARAAQLHIGLSNSFGFGGHNAVLVLKRLDTSSISV; translated from the coding sequence ATGTCACGTGTAGTGATTACAGGTATGGGTGTAATAACCCCACTCGGGAATGATGTGCAAAGTTTTTGGAACAATCTCATTGCGGGACATTCGGGAATTTCAAACATCGATTCATTTGACGTTTCGAGCTATAAAACGAAAATTGCCGGAGTCATTCGGGACTTTAATCCGGAAGCTGTCATTGAACGCCGGGAGGCCCGTAGAATGGATCGGTTTTGCCAGTTTGCCGTCGCTGCAGCTAAGCAGGCCCTTGAGGATGCATCTTTGAATATAGAGCAGGAGAATACCGAGCGAGTCGGAGTATACATTGGATCAGGTATTGGCGGTGTTCATACTCTGCTGGAAAACTATCGTACACTGATTTCCCGTGGTCCTGGCCGTGTGAGCCCTACCGTTGTTCCAATGATGCTTCCGAGTATGGCAGCAGCGCAAGTAAGTATCGTATTTGGAATAAAGGGCCCGACCCTGGCGCCTGTCACTGCCTGTGCTACCGGCAATAATGCGATAGGTGAGGCTTACAAGCTGATTCAGCGAGGCGGTGCAGATATGATTATTGCAGGCGGTTCAGAAGCAGCAGTGACGGATTTGGCGCTGGCCGGATTCGGGAATGCTACAGCGCTTTCTACTCGTAATGAAGAGCCGGAACGTGCGAGTCGTCCATTTGATGCGGAGCGGGATGGGTTTGTAGCATCTGAAGGCGCCGGTATTCTTGTATTAGAATCACTGGAACACGCACAGCAAAGGGGAGCACGGATACATGCGGAAATCATCGGATACGGCTCCACATCTGACGCCTACCACATGGTAGCTACCGAGCCTGAAGGTTTGGGAGCATACAGAGCGATGAAAGAAGCAATAGAGGATGCGGAAATCACATTGCAAGATATCGATTACATCAATGCCCATGCTACCAGTACTGTGGTAGGTGACCGCTCCGAAACGCTTGCGATTAAGCAGCTTTTTGGTAGTTATGCCTATCAGCTTCCTATAAGCGCCAATAAATCGATGTTGGGTCATATGTTAGGAGCCGCAGGCGGAGTTGAAGCTGTTGCCCTTGTGAGAACACTTCAGGAAAATATGATTCCGCCAACAATAAACCTGGAAACTTCAGACCCTGAGTGTGACCTTGATTATGTTCCGAATCGCGCAAGAGCAGCGCAACTCCACATAGGTCTTTCTAATTCTTTCGGGTTTGGCGGCCATAACGCGGTACTTGTACTGAAGAGGTTAGATACTTCTTCTATATCTGTATAG
- a CDS encoding IclR family transcriptional regulator, which yields MINSVRQAIRIMNCFSTKTTELGVSELALLLSMNRSTVHHLVTTLYNEGLLTKTPNRKYRPGAKLLDWGQLANEQYKPFFIANSVIDNLVKRSNETVHLGILENESVSYLIKTEPSRPVRIGTSIGIPKPLHCTALGKVLLSFQPDKFVEKIISKGLRRYTQNTIVEREALWDEIQLIRKQGYAIDNEEFEEGLFCIAAPVRNYLGDVVCALSVSGPEFRMNTERIHIRSEIVIENAYEVSRQCDF from the coding sequence ATGATTAATTCTGTTAGGCAGGCCATTCGTATCATGAATTGTTTCTCTACCAAAACAACAGAATTGGGAGTTTCAGAATTAGCTTTACTACTTTCTATGAATCGTAGTACGGTTCATCATCTTGTGACTACCTTATACAATGAAGGTCTTCTTACAAAAACTCCAAATCGTAAATACCGACCAGGTGCAAAACTACTTGATTGGGGACAACTCGCAAATGAACAATACAAACCGTTTTTTATAGCTAACTCTGTTATTGATAACCTTGTTAAGCGTTCAAACGAAACGGTTCACCTTGGCATTCTTGAAAATGAATCCGTCAGCTATCTTATAAAAACAGAACCTAGTAGACCCGTACGCATTGGGACGAGCATCGGTATTCCAAAGCCTTTGCATTGTACAGCCCTAGGAAAAGTATTACTTTCTTTTCAGCCAGATAAATTTGTTGAAAAGATTATCTCAAAAGGTCTAAGGCGATATACACAAAACACAATCGTAGAGCGGGAAGCTTTATGGGATGAGATTCAGCTTATCCGCAAGCAGGGATATGCGATTGATAATGAAGAGTTTGAGGAAGGACTCTTCTGTATCGCTGCTCCTGTCCGTAATTATCTCGGTGATGTAGTATGCGCACTCAGCGTATCGGGTCCGGAATTCCGAATGAATACAGAACGCATTCATATTCGAAGCGAAATTGTTATAGAAAATGCTTACGAAGTTTCTAGGCAATGTGATTTTTAA
- a CDS encoding Rieske 2Fe-2S domain-containing protein, translated as MLRHEDNVLLTRTGPGTPMGDMFRRYWIPCIRSEELIADGTPVRVKLLSEDLLAFRDSEGKVGLVDERCPHRRTSLYYGINASCGLTCVYHGWKFDVHGNCVDLPSEPAESNFKKGIHLTSYPTYEANGIVWTYMGPVEKQPPVPDFYWMHLPEENIMAERVWQECNYLQAMENDVDYVHAAFLHKAHQNQQIKKGALSSDLGINPEHPLVKNPPVEQVVESTNYGKRCIGVGKADEVNNAFMEIHYIFPFYTYPPRFDGEDGMWHAFIPRDDYSAWSWDVQFSHHVPIDKQAQHERRGLILDNELRKKRNFSNSYEQDRKLMVADNFSGIRGIANQDHAVTETMGPIVDRSKEHLGTSDLPIIQMRRLLLTSVKGFQNGVEPLKLDNESLVKLYSQGAYAPKEKEWKEALPLKEIFAHKQGQKSHEPQKI; from the coding sequence ATGTTACGCCATGAAGATAATGTTCTTCTTACAAGAACGGGTCCAGGTACACCGATGGGTGATATGTTTCGGCGCTATTGGATTCCATGCATTCGTTCCGAGGAATTAATCGCTGATGGAACACCGGTCCGAGTGAAATTATTAAGTGAAGATTTGTTAGCATTTCGTGACTCTGAAGGCAAAGTTGGATTAGTAGATGAGCGATGTCCACACCGCCGCACATCACTTTACTATGGTATAAATGCCAGCTGCGGGCTTACCTGTGTATACCACGGTTGGAAGTTTGATGTTCATGGTAACTGTGTTGATTTACCATCGGAGCCTGCAGAAAGCAACTTCAAAAAAGGGATTCATCTTACGTCGTATCCTACGTATGAGGCAAATGGAATTGTTTGGACCTATATGGGCCCCGTTGAAAAGCAGCCTCCTGTTCCAGATTTCTACTGGATGCACTTGCCGGAAGAAAACATCATGGCAGAAAGGGTATGGCAGGAGTGCAACTATTTGCAGGCAATGGAAAATGATGTGGATTATGTGCATGCCGCTTTTTTACATAAAGCACATCAAAACCAGCAAATAAAGAAAGGAGCATTAAGTAGTGACCTGGGCATTAATCCAGAGCATCCACTTGTAAAAAATCCACCAGTGGAACAAGTGGTTGAATCGACAAACTATGGAAAACGGTGCATTGGGGTCGGGAAAGCAGATGAGGTGAACAATGCTTTCATGGAGATTCATTATATCTTCCCCTTTTATACTTATCCACCGCGATTTGATGGGGAGGATGGTATGTGGCATGCATTTATTCCGCGTGATGATTATAGTGCATGGAGTTGGGACGTTCAATTTTCTCATCATGTACCGATTGATAAACAGGCTCAGCATGAACGCCGGGGTCTTATCCTTGACAATGAGCTGCGAAAGAAACGTAATTTCTCTAATTCATATGAACAGGATCGCAAATTGATGGTGGCGGACAACTTCTCTGGGATCCGCGGGATTGCCAATCAAGATCATGCAGTAACCGAAACAATGGGGCCGATTGTAGATCGTTCAAAGGAACATTTAGGCACGAGTGATTTGCCTATTATCCAAATGCGTCGTCTATTGTTGACATCGGTAAAAGGCTTCCAAAACGGAGTGGAGCCGTTGAAGCTTGATAATGAAAGCCTTGTGAAGCTATACAGTCAAGGAGCGTATGCACCAAAGGAAAAAGAGTGGAAGGAAGCACTCCCGCTAAAAGAAATATTTGCTCACAAACAGGGTCAAAAAAGTCATGAACCTCAAAAAATATGA
- a CDS encoding membrane dipeptidase: MNLKKYDGYTSFDYLKPHEDYRVFELAKAIGRVPEYIMNLTPEQSEAADEILEKYLIISLRDHGFITPHSQEHMLDYCRQMHTFFQYEGLAKAGIDAIFENFMDGIAILTSRFGLKWDDIILNLGMRLCDIAHQQTVFIASSVSDIEAAKRDGRVALIPSLEAAGILENEIDRVDVLYGFGIRCMGITYNEANTLGSGLVEARDSGLTSFGQRVIRRMNKVGMAIDISHCGDETSMDVIKYSEKPVLLTHAGARELWNTPRMKPDKVLKACAEAGGIIGICAAPNTTLTRNQPEHCIEAVMEHLEYIINLVGIEHVGLGPDTFYGDHVALQHAFDDTLAISASHDGETFEESPYVAGLENPTEAIRNMVRWMVKHGYKEEDISKITGGNVLRVLGEIWAK, translated from the coding sequence ATGAACCTCAAAAAATATGATGGATACACGTCATTTGATTATCTGAAGCCGCACGAAGATTATCGGGTGTTTGAACTTGCGAAAGCAATCGGTCGAGTTCCGGAATACATAATGAATTTGACACCGGAACAGAGCGAAGCAGCGGATGAAATATTGGAGAAATATCTGATTATTTCTCTGCGCGATCATGGATTCATTACCCCGCATAGTCAAGAACATATGCTTGACTATTGTCGGCAGATGCATACATTTTTTCAGTACGAAGGACTGGCAAAAGCCGGCATCGATGCAATTTTTGAGAATTTTATGGACGGTATTGCGATTCTTACTTCCAGATTCGGCTTAAAGTGGGATGATATCATTCTCAATCTGGGGATGAGATTATGCGATATTGCTCATCAGCAGACCGTATTCATCGCAAGTTCTGTCTCCGATATTGAGGCAGCAAAGCGGGATGGACGCGTCGCCCTCATTCCTTCGCTTGAAGCGGCAGGAATTCTGGAGAATGAAATTGATAGAGTCGATGTTTTGTACGGTTTTGGCATCCGGTGTATGGGCATTACGTACAATGAAGCCAATACACTTGGATCTGGGCTTGTAGAGGCACGGGATAGTGGATTAACGTCCTTCGGGCAGCGGGTTATTCGAAGAATGAATAAAGTAGGGATGGCTATTGATATCTCGCATTGTGGCGATGAGACGAGCATGGATGTTATCAAATATAGTGAGAAACCGGTTCTTCTTACTCATGCCGGTGCAAGAGAGCTATGGAATACTCCACGAATGAAGCCAGATAAGGTTTTGAAAGCGTGTGCAGAAGCCGGTGGTATTATTGGTATTTGTGCCGCACCAAATACTACGCTTACTAGAAATCAACCCGAACACTGTATTGAAGCTGTTATGGAGCATCTGGAATATATCATTAATCTAGTAGGAATTGAACATGTAGGATTAGGACCGGATACCTTTTATGGCGACCATGTAGCTTTGCAGCATGCTTTTGATGACACGCTTGCTATCTCAGCCTCACATGATGGTGAAACATTTGAGGAATCACCGTATGTTGCCGGACTTGAAAATCCAACAGAAGCAATACGTAATATGGTGCGTTGGATGGTTAAACATGGCTATAAGGAAGAAGATATAAGCAAGATTACAGGTGGTAACGTTTTGCGAGTATTAGGGGAGATTTGGGCCAAATAA
- a CDS encoding SDR family NAD(P)-dependent oxidoreductase, translating into MQERVAVVTGASQGLGLAIAEKFVSDGTKVAFISRNLDKVKSRFEEEQQRDQVMFINLDVSEYKAIQHCVTDVTNKWGRIDILINNAGFRTETAIENITVDEWNRVLSVNLGGTFFFSQAVLPVMKEQKWGRIINMSSFGGQVGPLTSSAVYSASKAGQIALTKSFARALAEYGITVNAVAPASVRTPEMDKMSSESLEKMTRTIPVGRVGEAIEVAELVAYLVSDYGGFVTGATFDINGGRLMR; encoded by the coding sequence TTGCAAGAAAGAGTAGCCGTTGTAACAGGAGCTTCTCAAGGGTTGGGATTGGCCATTGCAGAAAAATTTGTAAGCGATGGTACGAAAGTGGCTTTTATTAGTCGGAATTTGGATAAAGTAAAAAGTCGGTTTGAGGAAGAACAACAGCGGGATCAAGTTATGTTTATTAATCTGGATGTATCTGAATATAAGGCTATTCAGCATTGTGTGACCGACGTAACGAACAAGTGGGGCCGAATTGACATCCTTATCAATAATGCGGGATTTCGAACAGAAACAGCGATTGAGAATATTACAGTGGATGAATGGAATCGGGTGTTGTCTGTAAATTTGGGAGGAACATTTTTCTTTTCGCAAGCCGTTCTCCCGGTTATGAAAGAGCAAAAGTGGGGGCGAATCATTAATATGTCTTCATTCGGCGGTCAGGTTGGTCCTCTTACTTCCAGCGCGGTGTATTCTGCTTCTAAAGCTGGTCAAATCGCCTTGACTAAATCGTTTGCTAGAGCGCTTGCCGAATATGGAATTACAGTGAATGCTGTAGCTCCTGCCTCTGTCCGAACACCGGAAATGGATAAGATGTCATCAGAATCCCTGGAAAAGATGACCCGAACCATTCCGGTTGGAAGAGTGGGGGAAGCCATTGAGGTAGCTGAACTGGTAGCTTATCTTGTTTCCGATTACGGAGGATTTGTCACAGGGGCTACATTTGATATTAATGGTGGAAGATTAATGCGGTAA
- a CDS encoding LLM class flavin-dependent oxidoreductase produces the protein MKFGIYVEMQNPTQFAKNHAQVYQEVLEQIEHADKAGFSTFNTLEHHWFEEFSISTNPLALYSAAAQHTKNIRFRTCSHVVPLHNPMVFAGQLAAAQLLTNNRIEVAFGRGHAWVFPKASIPLEESRGRFTEGLEIIEKAFDEEVFSYHGQYYQVDNVRVVPRAPRPKIYTGGASNHNYEMAGKKGWGVLITPMLPLSKVKHQLDLYRETCAKYGHTPDIVYVQALYLDEDGERARKEAKQYIIQFMAGNAAPTKDMPSPEVLKDKDFGFYASGALESLATIPYEKLLEEDFVWVGSPEEIREKVQVVVEECPGLTEISVLCTYAGLEHWKTIRTQQLFSERIMSYFKTEKELEKVW, from the coding sequence ATGAAGTTTGGTATTTATGTTGAAATGCAAAATCCAACACAATTTGCAAAAAACCATGCACAGGTGTATCAGGAAGTTCTTGAACAAATCGAACATGCAGATAAAGCTGGTTTCTCAACATTTAACACATTAGAACATCATTGGTTCGAAGAGTTTTCTATTTCCACCAATCCGTTGGCCCTTTACTCTGCGGCTGCGCAACATACAAAAAATATTCGCTTCCGTACGTGTTCCCATGTAGTACCCCTTCATAATCCAATGGTATTTGCCGGACAACTGGCGGCTGCACAGCTTCTAACAAATAATCGGATTGAAGTCGCGTTTGGTCGCGGTCATGCATGGGTGTTTCCGAAGGCTTCCATTCCACTTGAAGAGAGCCGAGGCCGCTTCACGGAAGGGTTGGAAATTATTGAGAAAGCATTTGATGAAGAAGTGTTTTCTTATCATGGTCAGTATTATCAGGTGGATAACGTACGGGTTGTTCCCCGTGCACCTCGTCCGAAAATTTATACAGGCGGAGCAAGTAACCATAACTATGAGATGGCTGGAAAGAAGGGCTGGGGGGTACTGATTACTCCAATGCTTCCACTATCCAAAGTAAAACATCAATTGGATTTATATCGTGAAACTTGCGCGAAATATGGTCATACTCCTGATATTGTGTACGTTCAGGCTCTGTACTTAGATGAAGATGGGGAAAGAGCGAGAAAAGAAGCGAAACAATATATCATACAGTTCATGGCCGGGAACGCGGCACCTACGAAAGATATGCCTTCACCTGAAGTGTTAAAAGATAAAGATTTTGGTTTTTATGCATCCGGTGCGCTTGAATCTCTTGCGACCATTCCATACGAAAAACTTCTTGAAGAAGATTTTGTTTGGGTTGGTTCACCAGAAGAAATTAGGGAGAAAGTACAGGTGGTTGTTGAAGAATGTCCGGGATTAACAGAGATCAGTGTGCTTTGCACGTACGCAGGTCTAGAACACTGGAAAACCATTCGTACCCAACAATTGTTTAGCGAACGTATTATGTCATATTTTAAAACAGAGAAAGAATTGGAGAAAGTTTGGTAG